The following proteins come from a genomic window of Nothobranchius furzeri strain GRZ-AD chromosome 1, NfurGRZ-RIMD1, whole genome shotgun sequence:
- the LOC139070760 gene encoding uncharacterized protein, which produces MTDEQLKSYLPSYGDRLALLGYCRRKENGNPNWRKTKLFERLKSKLRKRRRTADEDGSSTEQEEQSATPVKKNALKSKRKIELGWMIYDEKIEAFKQVRAKRGGGTRRVDVSKDAKKNDIIQMAIDLFFPNGRNREGSLADFEVDLRDYQEVAVDDNITVGQLYIDTKLPVIRFYLTTRKKMETHSNCQDEESSPFAQDHNSSHSHPSSSSAFNDATISQATESETVTTDLIFFENSTNDENIELTFHSTEFMDEDTSNTVFVGEFSESEPQILDNTLPLSPQTLSLAEPVKKILVVHRGQVLRQLILHFCDDKILESNFRIQLVLPDGKPEMAFDEGGVVRDCLSEFWKDFYEQCTTGNAYKVPFLRHDYGQEQWESVGRIIAFGWTRQKYLPVGIAPVILEQAAFGHVKSDVVENFLKYMPESERTVFQSWQADFSSVDQEELIEILDNHCCRRLPTARNANEILQELAHKTLVQEPAYVIEQWAKILSITENSLKDISSVYENLQPNVRKVLKSLDFPEEMNVHQTAIQRFCTGSDLFLDKRISIEFNKIQGFLRRPVAHTCGCVLELSVYYDNYPDFSAEMNKVLDSNVWVMDIV; this is translated from the exons ATGACAGATGAACAATTAAAGAGTTATTTGCCATCATATGGAGACCGCCTTGCACTGTTAGGTTATTGTAGGAGAAAGGAAAATGGAAACCCAAACTGGCGCAAAACAAAGCTTTTTGAGCGCCTTAAATCAAAACTgcgtaaaagaagaagaactgcTGATGAAGATGGCAGCAGTACAGAACAAGAAGAGCAATCTGCAACCCCTGTAAAGAAAAATGCTCTTAAGTCAAAGAGGAAAATAGAACTAGGCTGGATGATCTACGATGAAAAAATAGAGGCTTTTAAACAAGTGAGAGCAAAAAGAGGAGGTGGAACAAGGAGGGTAGATGTATCAAAAGATGCAAAGAAAAATGACATAATTCAGATGGCAATTGATCTATTCTTTCCTAATGGGAGAAATAGAGAAGGGTCCTTAGCAGATTTTGAGGTGGATCTCAGAGATTATCAGGAAGTGGCAGTTGATGACAACATTACAGTAGGACAACTTTACATTGATACAAAACTCCCGGTTATCAGGTTTTATCTGACCACACGTAAAAAGATGGAAACCCACTCAAACTGTCAAGATGAAGAGTCTTCACCATTTGCTCAGGACCACAACAGTTCTCACAGTCATCCCTCCTCTTCTTCAGCTTTTAATGATGCTACAATCAGTCAGGCTACAGAATCTGAAACAGTCACTACTGACTTGATATTTTTCGAAAATTCCACAAATGACGAAAATAttgaattaacatttcattccacAGAGTTCATGGATGAGGATACCAGTAACACTGTATTTGTGGGGGAGTTTTCTGAGAGTGAGCCACAGATTCTGGATAATACTCTACCTCTGTCTCCACAAACCCTGTCCTTAGCAGAGCCAGTGAAGAAAATACTGGTTGTTCACAGAGGACAGGTACTTCGGCAGCTCATATTACACTTCTGTGATGATAAAATTCTAGAAAGTAACTTCAGAATCCAACTTGTCCTTCCTGATGGAAAACCTGAGATGGCATTTGATGAAGGAGGAGTTGTGAGAGACTGTCTCTCTGAATTCTGGAAAGATTTTTATGAGCAGTGTACCACAGGAAATGCTTATAAAGTTCCATTTCTAAGACACGATTATGGACAGGAGCAGTGGGAGAGTGTAGGCCGAATAATCGCTTTTGGCTGGACAAGACAGAAATATCTTCCTGTGGGGATCGCACCTGTCATATTAGAGCAGGCTGCCTTTGGACATGTAAAAAGTGATGTGGTGGAAAATTTTCTGAAGTACATGCCTGAATCTGAGCGCACAGTGTTTCAATCATGGCAAGCAGATTTTAGCAGTGTTGACCAAGAAGAATTAATAGAGATTCTTGATAACCACTGCTGCAGACGACTGCCCACTGCCAGAAATGCAAACGAAATCCTACAGGAACTTGCACACAAAACACTTGTCCAAGAGCCGGCCTATGTTATTGAACAATGGGCAAAAATACTCAGCATCACTGAGAACAGCTTGAAGGACATTTCTTCAGTATATGAAAACTTGCAACCAAATGTAAGAAAAGTTTTGAAGTCCCTCGACTTTCCTGAGGAAATGAATGTCCATCAGACGGCCATTCAAAG ATTCTGCACAGGGTCAGACTTGTTCCTGGACAAGAGAATAAGTATCGAGTTCAACAAGATCCAAGGGTTTCTGAGAAGACCGGTGGCTCACACATGTGGCTGTGTCCTGGAGCTGTCAGTCTATTATGACAACTATCCAGATTTCAGTGCTGAAATGAACAAAGTTTTGGATTCTAATGTATGGGTCATGGACATTGTTTAA